The DNA sequence TTTAGGTATTAAAAGAGAGAAAAAATCTCTTGGATACTCTGCACAACAAGTAACTGCTGAGCAAGTATCAACAGTTCCTACAGGAAACTTCGTAAACAACTTAACAGGAAAAGTTGCTGGTCTTAGTGTAACCAATGGTACTAACTTTGGAGGATCTACAAACGTAGTTCTTAGAGGTTTCAAATCACTTTTGGGAGACAACCAGGCTTTATTCGTAGTTGATGGGGTGCCAATTTTGAACAGTAACGTAAACAGTGCTGATCAAAAAAGTGGTAGAGGTGGTTACGATTATGGTAACGCTGCTTCAGATATCAACCCAAATAACATTGCAGATATTAACGTACTGAAAGGTGCAGCTGCAACAGCTCTTTACGGATCTAGAGCACAAAATGGAGCGATTATCATTACTACTAAAAAAGGAAAAGCAAGAACTGACTTAGCTGTAGAATTTTCATCTTCTTACACTATGTCTTCTGTAGACAAAAAAACTTTCCCTGAATATCAAAGTGAATACGGACAAGGATATTTAGGACAATCATTTGGAAGCTACCAAGGACAACCAAGACCTAGTACTACACATGATGCTTCTTACGGACCAAAATTTGATGGCGCACTAATTTGGCAATACGACGCCTTTATCCCGGGTTCACCAACATACGGACAAAGAACTCCATGGGAAGCTGCTAAAAATGGTCCAATTGAATTTTTTGACACTGCGACATCTACAATCAACAACATCTCGTTAAACGGTGGAACTGAAAAGGCAACTTACAGATTGACTTATGCTAACACCAACAGTGATGATATTATGCCAAATGCTTTATTAAGCAAGAACAACTTTAATGCTAGTGCTACTTACAAGTTTAACGACAAATTAAGTTCAACTTTTAACGCTACTTACGTATCGCAAAACACCAGAAACAGAAATACGACTGGTTACGGAGGAAACAACGTGGCTGGTTTCAGACAATGGTGGGCAACAAACGTTGACATTAAAGAGCAAAAATACCTTTACGAATTAGGTCACCAAAATTACACATGGAACATTAAAAGTCCAACAAATATTGCTCCACAATACTGGGACAACCCTTATTTCACAAGATACCAAAATTACAACAACGACAGCAGAAAAAGATTTGCTGCCAATGCTAGTGTTACTTATGATGCATCTAAAAGCTTAAGCTTTACTGGTAGAATAGGTACTGACGGTTTCACAATGAGAACTGAAGACAGAATAGCTGCTGGTTCAATTCCTGCAACTCTTGGATCAAACTCAAACGGTCAAAACTTACCTGTTCAACCATCTGGTTATGCCTTGGACATCTATGATTTTAGTGAGCAAAACTATGACTTCTTAGCCACTTACAAAAAAGACTTAGCTGAAGAATTAAATCTTAGTGTAATTGTAGGTAGTAACTACAACGTACAAAGTAGATTTATCAACCAACAAATGACATCAGGAGGATTATATATCCCTGGATTGTATACTATTTCTAACTCTGTATCGGCTCCGGCTCTTCCTAGAATTGTAGACACTAGAAAAGAAGTACTTGGTTTATTTACGCAAGCAACATTAGGTTACAAAGGAACTTACTACTTTGAAGGTTCCGTAAGAAGAGACGTAGCTTCTTCATTACCTGTAGATCTTAATGATTATTGGTATTCTTCTGTATCAGCAAGTGTTATTTTCTCAAATTGGTTAAAAGATGTTGAATTCATCAATTTTGGTAAATTCAGAGCAGCATACGCTCAAGTAGGTTCGGACACTGATCCTAACCAATTACTTGACACTTATACTGCACGAAATCCATTCGGAACACCAGTATACTCTTTCAATACTACTAAGAAAAATGCAAACCTAAAACCACAACAGTTAGACAATGTCGAGTTAGGTTTAAACATGCAATTCGCTAAAAACAGATTTGGATTTGATGTCGCTTGGTTCCAAAACAAAGCATACAATCAAATTTTACCGCTACCTGTATCAACAGCTACCGGATCTTCATTCAACACAGTCAATGCTGGTACATTAACTACAAAAGGATTCGAGGTTACCCTTAATGCTACTCCCTTTAAAACAGATAACTTTGCTTGGGATATAAACATAAACTGGTCAAACCCAAACACTAAAGTTACAAAACTAGCTCCTGGTATCGAAAACATCAATATCAACTCACTACAAGGTGGTATCAGTATCAATGCTCCTCTTAACCAAGATTACGGTCAAATTTGGGGAACAACTTATGTGTTAGATGATGCTGGAAACAGAATCATCGGAGACAATGGTGCTTATGTAGTTTCTACTACAACTGACAACAAATTAGGAACCTACCAAGCTGATTGGACTGGAGGAATCAATAATAAGTTCTCGTACAAAAATCTTTCTTTCAGTTTCTTAATTGACATCAAGAAAGGTGGAGAGATATTTTCGCTTGATCAATATTATGGATACGGAACTGGTATTTACGCTAACTCTGTTGGAAACAATGACCTAGGATTCCCAATAAGAAATACATTAGCAAATAATGGAGGTGAAATTCTAAAAGGTGTAATGGCTAACCCTGCTTATACACCAGGAGGTAACCAACCACAATACATCACAAACACAACTAGATTAGACAGATCTCAATCTAGCCAGGTTTTAGGTACAGATCCTCCTGCTGAAGCATTTATTTATGATGCTGGATTTGTAAAATTAAGAGAAGTTGTTTTTACATATAATCTTCCTGAAAGCATAATAGGAAAATCTATAAAAGGAGCTTCATTTAGCTTAATAGGTAACAATCTTTGGATAATTGACAAAAGCTTACCATATGCTGATCCAGAAGCTGGATTGTCTTCAGGTAACACGCAAGGATACCAATCAGGACCTATGCCGACAACAAGAAATATTTCTTTTAATGTCAAAGTTAATTTTTAAAAAAAATGGAAATGAAAAAAATCATAGCAATATTAACCATTGGTCTGTCGATGACAGCTTGTGTTAATGAGGACATAAATACAGACCCAAACAGTGCATATACCACTGTACCGGGAGCACTAGTAACTTACACACAAAAGGAATTAAGTGATTACGTAAATACACCAAGTGTAAACGAAAACAACTTTAGACTGACGATGCAGTATTGGCAGGAAACAACTTATGTAAACGAGAGTAATTATGATTTTACAAACAGAAATGTTTCTAATAACATCTTTTTGCTTAATTATGTAAACATCCTAAACAACCTTGGTAAGGCAAAAGAAATTATCAATGTATATGATCCAACACCAACCGAGGCACCAAACTGGCCTGTTAACAAACAAAATCAATTAGCAATAGTTGACTTAATGCAAGTTTACACTTATCAGCTTTTAGTAGATACTTTTGGAAACGTTCCTTATACTCAGGCAGCAAATCTTAATGCTTATCCATTACCTGTATATGATGACGGAGCTACTATCTACGTAGATTTGATTAAAAGAGTTGATGCAGCCACTGCTAAATTAGTAAACACTACATCAACCACTGACTTTGACACTTTTACTGATGGTGACAAATATTACGCTGGATCTATTCAAAAGTGGAGAATATTTGCAAATTCCTTAAAATTAAAACTAGCAATAGGAATAGCAGATTCAAATCCAACTTTAGCACAAACTACTGCAAATGCAGCTATTGCTGCTGGGGTAATGACTTCTCCTGCTGATAATGCTCAATTACCGTATTTATCTGCATCGCCAAACTACAATCCTTTGTTTGAAAACCTTTCTGCAAGCGGTAGAGATGATTTCTTCGCCGGAAAAACATTAGTTGACTACATGAACACAACTAATGACCCAAGAATAAGCCATTATTATGATCCAATAACTGGTGGAACTTACGTTGGTCAAGTAATTGGTCAAGGTGGTGAATTTGGAACTTTTTCTAATATTGGTGAATTTGCTTACACTGCAACAACACCAGGTACTATTCTAAACTACACTGAAGTTGCTTTTTATATTGCTGAGGCTAATGCTCGTTGGACTCCAGCAGCAGCAGCAACGGCTTACACTACAGCCGTAACTGCATCTATCGTAGAATGGGGTGGTACTCCCGCACAGGCTACAGCATATCTTCTAACAAAACCATACGATGCTGCTAATTGGAAAAAATCAATTGGAGAGCAAGCTTGGGTAGCGATGTTTAATCAAGGATTAACTTCTTGGAATTTCTGGAGAAGATTAGATTTCCCTGTTTTAGCAGCTCCAGCTACAGCTATTATCAATGCAGGTGGTAAAGTTCCTGTGAGAATGGCTTATCCTGTTCTTGAACAACAAGTAAATAACTCAAACTGGAAAGCTGCATCTACAGCAATCGGTGGAGATTTATTGACAACAAAATTATTCTGGGATAAATTCTAATTTTATTCTCAAATAAATATACTAAACCACTCTGTTCATTCAGAGTGGTTTTTTTTTATATAAACATTATCCCTATATTTGCCCTATGGAAAAAGAACATCAAATATTTGGAATTAGAGCCATTATAGAAGCAATTCAGGCAGGTAAAGAAGTAGATAAAGTATTCATCCAAAAAGAGATTTCCGGTGAGCTAATGAAAGATTTGATGAAGGTGATGAAACGCGCCAACATAAATTTTTCCTATGTTCCTGTAGAAAAACTAAATCGACTAACACCTAACAATCACCAGGGTGCTGTAGCAACAATCTCCCCTATTGGTTTTATCGATTTAGAGCATTTGGTTGAATCAACAATCGAGTCAGGTACTAAACCTTTATTTCTTATACTGGATCAGATTTCAGATGCAAGAAATTTTGGCGCTATTATTCGTACTGCTGAATGTACAGGTGTAAACGGAATCATCGTTCAGAAAGCAGGATCTGCTCCTGTGAATGGAGATACTGTTAAAACATCAGCCGGAGCCGTTTTTAATGTGCCTATCTGTAAAGTTGAACATATTAAAGATGCGATCTTTTATTTACAAGGTTCAGGAATCAAAACCGTTGCCGCTACTGAAAAAACAGAGCAAACTATTTATGATTTATCTTTAAACGAACCTGTTGCAATAATAATGGGATCTGAAGATCGCGGAATAAACCCGTCTGTACTTAAAATTGTAGATGAAAAAGCAAAACTTCCAATGTTTGGAACAATTGGCTCTTTAAATGTTTCTGTTGCCTGTGGAGCATTCTTATATGAGGCTGTACGTCAAAGAAGCTAAATAGATCAGAAGTTTAGATTTTAGATTGGTAATGAATAATTTTAACTTAAAATCGAATGCATTCATACTTGCCGTTAAAACGATCCTTACAAAAACTTTTCATACTTTTATCCATAACAGTACTTTCAGATTACTGTTATGGACAAAAGACTACCTATAATCAATTCTGGAATGAGATTCAATTTACACGTACTTTAAACGAAAAATGGTCTGCAGAATTAGATCTCGCAAACTCCTTTAGTAGTACAGAATCCTCTTCCAATCTTTTCGAAAATAATGTACAGCGCTCTTTTAGATTTTGGGGAAATTACTACCTAACTCCGAGATGGAAGACTTCAGCTTTCGTAGCTTATTACGACAATAAGGATGTACCTGAAATTGGACAATTTAAATCCCCGGAATGGAGATTTGCGCTTCAGGGTACCTACTATTTTCACAAAATAGGTTATAGTTTAACCACGAGAATGCGTTTAGAGCTGCGACACATTAGAGATGAAAATCTAGAATATGAAAACGTTTTACGGTATCGGCAACAAATTAAATACCTAAAACCATTAAATAGTAAAGTACTACGAAAAGGAGTCATTTACGCAATAGCCTCTGATGAAATATTCTTAAAAACCGGAACAAAAGTAACCGGAGAAAGTTTCTTCGATCGAAATAGATTTAATATTGGAGCCGGTTATTTATTTAATGATGACATACAGCTTGAACTTACTTATGCCAATGAGTATCTCCCAAGAAACAATGGTGATCAAATAGTAAATGCAGCTTCGTTAACACTAACTTTTAACAATCTGTACAAAAACGTTAGAAAAAAACTATCTCACAAAAATGATCCCCCAGTTACTAAAGAGGACGAGTAACACATCATTCCTCTTCTTTCAAAAAGCAATTTAACTGCTGCATAATTGCCTTTTTATGTAATTTAAAAGCATAGTTTCTCACAAACTCTGTTCCTTCCATATTTATGTCAGCCGAAACGGCTTCAAAAACAGAAAAGTCTTTTAAATCTTTTTTGTCAATCAGATACAGCACCTGCATAACAGAATCATGTTTTATATAACGGGTATCGAAATGTTGTAGTTTATACTTATTAGTATTTGACAACTCAATAATCAAATCTTCTTTTATCTTTTGTCCAGTTCCCTTAGAAGGAAATGGAATCGGCTGTAAGGCAATAAAATAGCTCTCTTTATCCGTAACAATTCCAATTTTTAATGACTTTGATTTTGTAGTATAAAAAGTTGCCGGTTCCAAAAAATAGGACATCGATCCGTCAGCCTGCACTTTATTATGAATTTCACATTGAGCAACAACCGATACAGAAAAGAAAACCGAAAGAACTACAAAGACGACACTTTTCATAATTAAATATTTAGAAATTAAATCATTAAAACAAAAGTACTCATTTTATAAAAGCAAATTTCATCGTATTAAAACTATTCAATTTCGTCGATTTCATCACTTTTTCTAATGGTATAATTAACCAAAACATCAGAGCTAAAATAACTTGAAATCACCTCTTCTTCTTCGATCTCGGTATTAACAAAATTTCCATTCTCATCAAAATGCTTCATAAATGCGTCCCCTTGAGGATCAAAATCCGGCTTCTGCCAATCGTAAACAATTGGTTTTGCATATTCAGGCGCTTTATAAAACAAACTCAAAACAAAACCAGTGACAAATCCCGCTAAATGCCCTTCCCAGGAAATGGACTGATCTACATCCGGAAAAACATACCAAATCATACCACCATAAAGTAAAACAACAGAAAAAGAAAGAGCTACTAAACGGTAATAACGTGTCTGAATTCCTTTGAAAAAAATAAAACTAACCAAAACATAAATCAACCCACTAGCTCCGATATGATAATTCTCCCGACCAATAACCCAGGTAATAAATCCTGAAAATAAAATCCCAAAACCAATAACACCTAAAGTCTGTTTGGGATAAAAAAATTGCAGCGCCGCCAATAACACAAACAACGGAATGGAGTTATTATACAAATGACCTAAATTTTCATGTATAAAAGGGCTAAACAAAACTCCTTGCAGACCCGAAAAATCCCGTGGATAAATACCATTTCGATAAAAATCCAAATCAAAACGAATTTGAAACCAATAGACAATCCAAAGAAAAAGGACAAAAAACAAAGGCAGACCAATTACGGCGGTTGAAAATTTAAAGTGATTGTCGTTCATAATATAATATTCCGTTCGATTGATAACCATCAAAAAACTATCCAATTACAATTTACTGTTAATTTGTCAGCTATCAAAAATATTGTTCCCAATAGCAACAAAATAGAATTGTACAACAGGAATATACTCCTAAAAATATAAAATTAAAATTGAAAATAGTAATTTTACAAAATGGAAGCACCTTTAGCCGAACGAATTCGTCCACAGAAATTAGAAGATTATATTAGTCAAGCTCACTTGGTTGGACCAAATGGTTCCTTGACACAGCAAATTTCAAGAGGAGCTATTCCTTCGCTAATCTTTTGGGGACCACCGGGTACAGGAAAAACAACCTTAGCCCAGATTATTGCACAAGAATCAAAACGCCCGTTTTATATTTTAAGTGCCATAAACTCGGGGGTAAAAGATATTCGGGACGTCATCGAAAAAGCCAAACAAAGTGGCGGATTGTTTACGGCCAAAAATCCAATTCTTTTTATTGATGAGATTCACAGGTTTAGCAAATCACAACAGGATTCACTTTTGGCAGCTGTAGAGAAAGGCTGGATTACACTAATTGGTGCCACTACAGAAAATCCGAGTTTTGAAGTTATACCCGCATTACTATCACGCTGTCAAGTCTA is a window from the Flavobacterium cupriresistens genome containing:
- a CDS encoding SusD/RagB family nutrient-binding outer membrane lipoprotein gives rise to the protein MKKIIAILTIGLSMTACVNEDINTDPNSAYTTVPGALVTYTQKELSDYVNTPSVNENNFRLTMQYWQETTYVNESNYDFTNRNVSNNIFLLNYVNILNNLGKAKEIINVYDPTPTEAPNWPVNKQNQLAIVDLMQVYTYQLLVDTFGNVPYTQAANLNAYPLPVYDDGATIYVDLIKRVDAATAKLVNTTSTTDFDTFTDGDKYYAGSIQKWRIFANSLKLKLAIGIADSNPTLAQTTANAAIAAGVMTSPADNAQLPYLSASPNYNPLFENLSASGRDDFFAGKTLVDYMNTTNDPRISHYYDPITGGTYVGQVIGQGGEFGTFSNIGEFAYTATTPGTILNYTEVAFYIAEANARWTPAAAATAYTTAVTASIVEWGGTPAQATAYLLTKPYDAANWKKSIGEQAWVAMFNQGLTSWNFWRRLDFPVLAAPATAIINAGGKVPVRMAYPVLEQQVNNSNWKAASTAIGGDLLTTKLFWDKF
- the rlmB gene encoding 23S rRNA (guanosine(2251)-2'-O)-methyltransferase RlmB — its product is MEKEHQIFGIRAIIEAIQAGKEVDKVFIQKEISGELMKDLMKVMKRANINFSYVPVEKLNRLTPNNHQGAVATISPIGFIDLEHLVESTIESGTKPLFLILDQISDARNFGAIIRTAECTGVNGIIVQKAGSAPVNGDTVKTSAGAVFNVPICKVEHIKDAIFYLQGSGIKTVAATEKTEQTIYDLSLNEPVAIIMGSEDRGINPSVLKIVDEKAKLPMFGTIGSLNVSVACGAFLYEAVRQRS
- a CDS encoding DUF2490 domain-containing protein: MHSYLPLKRSLQKLFILLSITVLSDYCYGQKTTYNQFWNEIQFTRTLNEKWSAELDLANSFSSTESSSNLFENNVQRSFRFWGNYYLTPRWKTSAFVAYYDNKDVPEIGQFKSPEWRFALQGTYYFHKIGYSLTTRMRLELRHIRDENLEYENVLRYRQQIKYLKPLNSKVLRKGVIYAIASDEIFLKTGTKVTGESFFDRNRFNIGAGYLFNDDIQLELTYANEYLPRNNGDQIVNAASLTLTFNNLYKNVRKKLSHKNDPPVTKEDE
- a CDS encoding SusC/RagA family TonB-linked outer membrane protein → MKLKFNGFLVLLLVLVAQLTFAQERVVSGMVSDNTGMPLPGVSVLIKGTKSGTQTDFDGKFSIKASTSQVLVFSYIGMKTQEVAASSSSLNVKLGADANELEAVVVTTALGIKREKKSLGYSAQQVTAEQVSTVPTGNFVNNLTGKVAGLSVTNGTNFGGSTNVVLRGFKSLLGDNQALFVVDGVPILNSNVNSADQKSGRGGYDYGNAASDINPNNIADINVLKGAAATALYGSRAQNGAIIITTKKGKARTDLAVEFSSSYTMSSVDKKTFPEYQSEYGQGYLGQSFGSYQGQPRPSTTHDASYGPKFDGALIWQYDAFIPGSPTYGQRTPWEAAKNGPIEFFDTATSTINNISLNGGTEKATYRLTYANTNSDDIMPNALLSKNNFNASATYKFNDKLSSTFNATYVSQNTRNRNTTGYGGNNVAGFRQWWATNVDIKEQKYLYELGHQNYTWNIKSPTNIAPQYWDNPYFTRYQNYNNDSRKRFAANASVTYDASKSLSFTGRIGTDGFTMRTEDRIAAGSIPATLGSNSNGQNLPVQPSGYALDIYDFSEQNYDFLATYKKDLAEELNLSVIVGSNYNVQSRFINQQMTSGGLYIPGLYTISNSVSAPALPRIVDTRKEVLGLFTQATLGYKGTYYFEGSVRRDVASSLPVDLNDYWYSSVSASVIFSNWLKDVEFINFGKFRAAYAQVGSDTDPNQLLDTYTARNPFGTPVYSFNTTKKNANLKPQQLDNVELGLNMQFAKNRFGFDVAWFQNKAYNQILPLPVSTATGSSFNTVNAGTLTTKGFEVTLNATPFKTDNFAWDININWSNPNTKVTKLAPGIENININSLQGGISINAPLNQDYGQIWGTTYVLDDAGNRIIGDNGAYVVSTTTDNKLGTYQADWTGGINNKFSYKNLSFSFLIDIKKGGEIFSLDQYYGYGTGIYANSVGNNDLGFPIRNTLANNGGEILKGVMANPAYTPGGNQPQYITNTTRLDRSQSSQVLGTDPPAEAFIYDAGFVKLREVVFTYNLPESIIGKSIKGASFSLIGNNLWIIDKSLPYADPEAGLSSGNTQGYQSGPMPTTRNISFNVKVNF
- a CDS encoding rhomboid family intramembrane serine protease, which codes for MNDNHFKFSTAVIGLPLFFVLFLWIVYWFQIRFDLDFYRNGIYPRDFSGLQGVLFSPFIHENLGHLYNNSIPLFVLLAALQFFYPKQTLGVIGFGILFSGFITWVIGRENYHIGASGLIYVLVSFIFFKGIQTRYYRLVALSFSVVLLYGGMIWYVFPDVDQSISWEGHLAGFVTGFVLSLFYKAPEYAKPIVYDWQKPDFDPQGDAFMKHFDENGNFVNTEIEEEEVISSYFSSDVLVNYTIRKSDEIDEIE